The nucleotide window AAAAAGCAGGGAAACTAGCTTAATTAACCCACCAAATCATCCGGCATATCACCACGCAGGCTATGCCAAATTTCGGCGGATTCATAACCGTAGCGGCGAACCAGGTTCACGGACTCGTTGTAGTCACCTTCGCGGGTTACGGCTATTAGGTTTTCATAGTAGTCGCGGGCCAGCTGGCGGGCTTCGGACGACGAAAAGTAATACTGCCCAATACGCGAGTACAGGCCTTTAAAGCCGTTCAGTACCAGCACATAAATGGGGTTGCCCGAGGCCATGGCTAAGTCGTGGTTCAACTGGTAGTCGAACTCGGCAAAGGTCTTTTTGTTGTCTTCCAGCTCGCTGGTGGGTTCCAGTAGCTCCAGAACTCGCTTGGGGTTATGGCGAATGGCGGCGCGAATATAAATAGCGCTAATGTTGGTGCGCGCAGACAACAGCTGGTCGACTAGCTCCGGCATACCGTCTTCGTCGAGGCGCGCCAGGGTTTCCAGAATATTCAGGCCGGAGGTTTCCCAAAAGTTGTTCACTTTGGTGGGCTTGCCGTGCTGAATGGTCAGCCAGCCGTCGCGCGCCAGACGCTGCAGCACTTCACGCAGGGTGGTTCGCGTTACGCCAATGAGTTCAGACAGTTCTCGTTCAGCGGGTAGAATAGTGCCGGGTGCAAAATGCCCGTTCCAGATAGATTTTACGATGTACTCCTCGGCAAAACCCGCCGGACTTTTAGCTTTTATTATCATATTCCCGCCTGTGAACTAACTAATAAAAGGATTCTAGCAGCCTTGTGTGAGGTCGGACAAGATAACTTCTGGCTTTATATCGACAACACCACGCTATTTGGGTATGGTTTCTACGTTTTTACAGTTTCTTAAGGAAAATCATCATGCTGTCTGTGGGTCAGTGGCCTAACAAACCTTTTGCCTGGTTACTGTTATTTTTAGGATGTTCAGGCCTGTTGGGCGCCGCACTTTACTTCCAGATGGTTCTTAACTTAGAGCCCTGCGTAAAGTGTGTTTATCAACGTATGGCGGTTGTCGGTATTGGCTTGTCTGCTATTGTCGGCCTGTTTGGCTCCGGGCTTTGGTTAACGCGCTGGGCGGCTTTAATTGGCTGGCTTTACAGTAGTTATCAGGGCTTACTAATTGCCTACGACCATTGGGATCTCCAAACCTCGAAAAACGCGTTCTTTGCGGTGTGTGAAAGTGCACCTAATTTCCCCAGCTGGGCACCACTGCACGAATGGATGCCTGGTCTTTTTTCGGCACCAGGACTATGCGGTGACATTGACTGGCAATGGCTGGGATTAGGTATGCCGGGCTGGATGACGGTGATTTTTGCGGGCTTATTGCTCATCGCCATTATTGTCACCATTTGCCACATTATTTCGTCGTTCACGAAAAAAGACGGGCTGGTGCTTTACCACAAATAATCCGTTTTAATACCAGCGCTAAGACAAGGGCCAGGTTACTATTCTGTCTTCCAGGTCGCCCTTAAACTTCGCTTCACTTACGCAATGGCCGGCTACATGATAGCCGGCTTTTTCCATTGGCTCTTTGCTGCCCTCATGCCTTAACGGATGCCATTCAGGCAAAGGCTGCCCTTCTGCCCGTAGCCGATACGCGCAACTGGCGGGCATAAAGTAAACCTCGTCGAGATTGTCAGGAGTTAAGGTAACGCATTCGGGTACGCGCTGGCTTCGGTGAGCGTAGTCGCTGCAACATGCGGTGTCGGTGTCTAATAACCGACAGGCAACATTGGTGGAATAAAGGTGGTCTTCTTCGTCCTGCAATTGGTTTAAGCAGCACTGCCCACAGCCGTCGCACAGGGCTTCCCACTGTGCATGACTGAGTGTATGCAGCGGCTGCTCATACCATTTCATTAATACCGACAAG belongs to Idiomarina sp. PL1-037 and includes:
- the fadR gene encoding fatty acid metabolism transcriptional regulator FadR, with the translated sequence MIIKAKSPAGFAEEYIVKSIWNGHFAPGTILPAERELSELIGVTRTTLREVLQRLARDGWLTIQHGKPTKVNNFWETSGLNILETLARLDEDGMPELVDQLLSARTNISAIYIRAAIRHNPKRVLELLEPTSELEDNKKTFAEFDYQLNHDLAMASGNPIYVLVLNGFKGLYSRIGQYYFSSSEARQLARDYYENLIAVTREGDYNESVNLVRRYGYESAEIWHSLRGDMPDDLVG
- a CDS encoding YcgN family cysteine cluster protein; this encodes MSVLMKWYEQPLHTLSHAQWEALCDGCGQCCLNQLQDEEDHLYSTNVACRLLDTDTACCSDYAHRSQRVPECVTLTPDNLDEVYFMPASCAYRLRAEGQPLPEWHPLRHEGSKEPMEKAGYHVAGHCVSEAKFKGDLEDRIVTWPLS
- the dsbB gene encoding disulfide bond formation protein DsbB, with the protein product MLSVGQWPNKPFAWLLLFLGCSGLLGAALYFQMVLNLEPCVKCVYQRMAVVGIGLSAIVGLFGSGLWLTRWAALIGWLYSSYQGLLIAYDHWDLQTSKNAFFAVCESAPNFPSWAPLHEWMPGLFSAPGLCGDIDWQWLGLGMPGWMTVIFAGLLLIAIIVTICHIISSFTKKDGLVLYHK